A single region of the Mustela lutreola isolate mMusLut2 chromosome 2, mMusLut2.pri, whole genome shotgun sequence genome encodes:
- the LOC131826027 gene encoding LOW QUALITY PROTEIN: non-histone chromosomal protein HMG-14-like (The sequence of the model RefSeq protein was modified relative to this genomic sequence to represent the inferred CDS: inserted 1 base in 1 codon; substituted 1 base at 1 genomic stop codon) — MLARGAQRKKVSSSEGVESGEPRGARRLSAKPTVETKPKGQESINLWMKKCTKGKRGTKGKAYQETKDSFPXENRETXNEDGPVSDEAGEKEAKFD; from the exons atgTTGGCCAGg GGAGCCCAAAGGAAGAAGGTCAGCTCCTCTGAAGGGGTGGAGTCAGGGGAGCCCAGGGGAGCCCGGAGGTTGTCAGCTAAACCTACAGTGGAAACAAAGCCAAAAGGGCAAGAAAGTATAAATCTTTGGATGAAAAAGTGCACAAAGGGGAAAAGGGGAACCAAGGGAAAAGCTTACCAGGAAACTAAAGACAGTTTTC TAGAAAACAGAGAAACTTAGAATGAGGACGGTCCAGTCTCTGatgaagcaggagagaaagaagccaagtTTGATTAG